A window of the Flavobacterium sangjuense genome harbors these coding sequences:
- a CDS encoding fasciclin domain-containing protein, producing MKTKNLVSIAFFALTIFTTTSIFAQKEKTVTVGGAPMYPSKNIVENAVNSKDHTTLVAAVKAAELVETLQSKGPFTVFAPTNAAFDKLPKGTVETLLKQENLKLLQTILTYHVVAGKMNSSDIAKAIKAGNGKATLKTVSGGTLTAWMKGSDLYLTDENGNSAKVTIADVNQSNGVIHVIDAVVTPKS from the coding sequence ATGAAAACTAAGAATCTAGTATCGATTGCCTTTTTTGCCTTGACAATTTTTACAACCACATCCATTTTTGCCCAAAAAGAAAAAACAGTAACCGTTGGTGGCGCACCAATGTATCCATCAAAAAACATTGTAGAAAATGCTGTGAATTCAAAAGATCACACAACTTTAGTTGCGGCAGTAAAAGCGGCCGAATTAGTTGAAACATTACAATCAAAAGGACCTTTTACCGTGTTTGCCCCAACAAATGCAGCCTTCGACAAATTGCCAAAAGGAACCGTAGAAACATTATTAAAACAGGAAAACCTGAAATTATTACAAACCATTTTGACTTACCATGTTGTAGCCGGAAAAATGAATTCATCTGATATTGCTAAAGCGATAAAAGCCGGAAACGGAAAAGCAACTTTGAAAACAGTAAGCGGTGGGACCTTAACAGCCTGGATGAAAGGTTCAGACCTTTATCTGACAGACGAAAATGGGAATAGTGCCAAAGTTACAATTGCTGATGTTAATCAATCTAATGGTGTAATCCATGTTATTGATGCTGTAGTTACACCTAAATCATAA
- a CDS encoding acetate uptake transporter yields the protein MQQSTTIIQDNSANPAPLGLLAFGMTTILLNLHNAGFFEMNSMIIAMGLFYGGLAQIVAGILESKKNNTFGMTAFVSYGFFWLTLVALLLLPKWNLMPAPSVNGIVAYLIMWGIFTGLLFIGTLKISKALQFVFASLTLLFFLLALGDITESAAIKTFTGYEGIICGASAIYTGMATLLNEVYGKTIMPVGAVTKK from the coding sequence ATGCAACAATCAACAACAATCATCCAAGATAATTCCGCTAATCCGGCACCATTAGGGCTTTTGGCTTTTGGTATGACAACTATTTTATTAAATCTGCACAATGCAGGTTTTTTTGAAATGAATTCGATGATTATTGCTATGGGGCTTTTTTACGGTGGTTTAGCGCAAATCGTAGCCGGAATTTTAGAATCAAAAAAGAACAATACATTCGGAATGACTGCCTTTGTTTCCTATGGTTTTTTCTGGCTTACACTTGTGGCATTGCTGCTTTTACCAAAATGGAACTTAATGCCTGCTCCATCAGTTAATGGGATAGTTGCTTACCTAATAATGTGGGGAATATTTACCGGTCTTTTATTTATTGGTACCTTAAAAATTAGCAAGGCCTTGCAATTTGTTTTTGCCAGCTTAACATTATTGTTTTTTTTATTGGCGTTAGGCGATATAACCGAAAGTGCTGCGATTAAAACATTTACAGGCTATGAAGGGATTATATGTGGTGCTTCTGCAATCTATACCGGCATGGCAACCTTATTGAACGAAGTATATGGAAAAACCATTATGCCGGTTGGTGCTGTTACTAAAAAATAA
- the pheT gene encoding phenylalanine--tRNA ligase subunit beta, whose product MKISYNWLKQFIKIDLKSEETATLLTDLGLEVEVVEKYQSVRGGLEGVVVGHVLTCEKHPDADRLSITTVDLGDGTPVQIVCGASNVAKGQKVPVATIGTKLFDKDGVEFEIKKGKIRGQESHGMICAEDELGLGTSHDGIMILDANLKLGTPAAKVFNVENDEVFEIGLTPNRADAMSHYGVARDLRASLLQKNSSIELITPTVSTFRIDKRTLKIDVDVKDSKLAPRYCGVTISGVTVKSSPAWLQNRLKAIGLTPKNNIVDITNYILHDLGQPLHAFDASKISGKIIVKTVAAGTKFVTLDDVERTLHEEDLMICDEKGPLCIAGVFGGKGSGVTESTNSIFLESAYFNPVSVRKSAKRHALNTDASFRFERGIDPNITEFALKRAALLIKEVAGGEITSDIVDIYPKKIEDFPVFLNFDKTAKLIGQELPKETIKKILASLDIKVNSVTDAGLGLIIPSYRVDVQREVDVIEEILRVYGYNNINFTKKLNATVANSARTEDYKVQNIVATQLNSLGFHEMMANSLTSPDYVKLSEMLKEEYNVMMLNPLSNDLSAMRQSLLFSGLEAVSYNINRRNGDLKLFEFGKTYHKLPSGYNEPKHLTLFVSGNRVAESWTTTEKPSDFFLFKGFVDSVLNRLGICKIENKPVASDVFAEGIAIANGNDTLVEFGTVKKSILKHFDIKQEVFFADFNWNLILKLINNKIKFIDIPKYPEVRRDLALLVDDSVAFDAIYAIARQTEKSLLKEVNLFDVYQGKNLPEGKKSYAVSFTLQDNTKTLTDEQIDKIMNKLQKNLETEVGASLRQ is encoded by the coding sequence ATGAAGATTTCATACAATTGGTTAAAACAATTCATTAAAATAGATTTAAAATCAGAAGAAACAGCAACCTTACTGACCGATTTAGGTTTGGAAGTAGAAGTTGTTGAAAAATACCAATCGGTTCGTGGTGGTTTGGAAGGTGTTGTCGTAGGTCATGTTCTGACTTGTGAAAAACATCCTGATGCCGATAGATTAAGCATTACGACTGTTGATTTAGGAGATGGAACTCCAGTGCAAATTGTTTGCGGTGCGAGTAATGTTGCCAAAGGACAAAAAGTTCCTGTAGCTACTATCGGAACCAAATTGTTTGACAAGGATGGTGTTGAGTTTGAAATCAAAAAAGGAAAAATCCGCGGACAGGAAAGTCACGGAATGATTTGCGCTGAAGACGAACTTGGGCTTGGAACAAGTCATGACGGAATTATGATTTTGGATGCAAATCTAAAACTGGGAACTCCTGCAGCTAAAGTTTTTAATGTTGAAAACGACGAAGTTTTCGAAATTGGTTTAACGCCAAATCGCGCCGATGCTATGTCGCATTATGGTGTTGCAAGAGATTTACGTGCCAGTTTATTACAAAAAAACAGCAGCATCGAGTTAATAACTCCAACGGTAAGTACATTCCGAATTGACAAACGAACACTCAAAATTGATGTTGATGTTAAAGACAGTAAGTTAGCACCAAGATATTGCGGTGTAACCATTTCTGGAGTTACTGTAAAATCGTCACCGGCTTGGTTGCAAAACCGTTTAAAAGCTATTGGTTTAACTCCAAAAAATAATATTGTTGACATCACTAATTATATTCTTCACGATTTAGGGCAGCCATTACACGCTTTTGATGCTTCCAAAATCAGTGGAAAAATTATCGTAAAAACTGTAGCAGCCGGAACAAAATTTGTCACTTTAGACGATGTGGAAAGAACTTTACATGAAGAAGATTTGATGATTTGCGACGAAAAAGGACCGCTTTGCATCGCTGGTGTTTTTGGCGGAAAAGGATCCGGAGTAACCGAATCAACTAATTCAATCTTCCTTGAAAGTGCTTATTTCAATCCAGTTTCTGTTAGAAAATCGGCAAAAAGACATGCTTTGAATACGGATGCATCTTTCCGTTTCGAGAGAGGAATTGATCCAAACATTACAGAATTTGCATTGAAACGTGCCGCGCTTTTAATCAAAGAAGTTGCCGGTGGCGAAATCACTTCTGACATCGTTGATATTTATCCAAAAAAGATTGAAGACTTTCCTGTTTTCTTAAATTTTGATAAAACTGCCAAATTGATTGGGCAGGAATTACCAAAAGAAACCATCAAGAAAATTTTGGCTTCGTTAGATATTAAAGTAAACAGCGTTACCGATGCCGGTTTGGGTTTAATCATTCCTTCTTATCGTGTAGATGTGCAACGCGAAGTAGATGTTATCGAAGAAATCCTTCGGGTTTATGGTTATAACAACATCAATTTCACCAAAAAATTAAATGCTACTGTTGCCAATTCGGCCAGAACAGAAGATTATAAAGTGCAAAACATTGTGGCGACTCAGTTGAATTCGCTTGGATTTCACGAAATGATGGCCAACTCATTAACATCGCCGGATTATGTAAAATTATCCGAAATGTTGAAAGAAGAATACAACGTGATGATGTTAAACCCGTTGAGCAATGATTTGTCGGCAATGCGCCAATCGTTGTTGTTCTCTGGATTAGAAGCGGTATCTTATAATATCAACAGAAGAAATGGTGATTTGAAATTATTCGAATTCGGAAAAACATATCACAAATTACCTTCGGGTTATAACGAACCAAAACACTTAACACTTTTTGTATCCGGAAACAGAGTTGCGGAAAGTTGGACAACGACTGAAAAACCATCTGATTTCTTTTTGTTTAAAGGATTTGTGGATTCGGTTCTAAATCGTTTGGGAATTTGCAAAATAGAAAACAAACCTGTGGCTTCTGATGTGTTTGCAGAAGGAATAGCGATTGCTAACGGTAACGATACTTTGGTTGAATTTGGAACCGTTAAAAAATCAATTCTAAAGCATTTCGACATCAAACAGGAAGTTTTCTTTGCTGATTTCAATTGGAATCTGATTCTGAAACTGATTAACAATAAAATCAAGTTTATTGATATTCCAAAATATCCTGAAGTAAGAAGAGATTTAGCGCTTTTGGTAGATGATTCAGTAGCTTTTGATGCAATTTATGCTATTGCGCGTCAGACTGAGAAATCGTTATTAAAAGAAGTGAATTTATTTGATGTTTACCAAGGCAAGAATCTTCCGGAAGGCAAGAAATCTTATGCTGTGAGTTTCACCTTGCAGGACAACACCAAAACCTTGACAGACGAACAGATTGATAAAATCATGAACAAACTGCAGAAGAATTTAGAGACTGAAGTTGGTGCGAGTTTAAGACAGTAA
- a CDS encoding bestrophin family protein, with translation MISYNTKDWFTFIFRFHKADTFRTLFPIMIAIGIYSATIGYLEVEYWKLAENSYVKNITIMHGMLGFVISLLLVFRTNTAYDRWWEGRKLWGSLVNNSRNFSIKLSGILQEEKDRSYFRKMIPNYAAILHEHLNNSDTSKQLFDDVDLEIDHHKHKPNQVAKKLFHKINELYLEKKITGDQLIILNAEIQSFTEICGACERIKNTPIPYSYSAFIKKFIFFYVMTLPFGYSFSLGYYTAPVIVFIFYVLASLELIAEEIEDPFGGDENDLPTHKMAENIKKHVGEIL, from the coding sequence ATGATATCCTACAACACCAAAGACTGGTTTACCTTTATTTTTCGCTTTCACAAAGCAGATACTTTCCGAACACTTTTTCCCATCATGATTGCCATTGGCATTTATTCGGCAACCATTGGTTATCTCGAAGTGGAATATTGGAAATTAGCCGAAAACAGCTATGTGAAAAACATCACGATTATGCACGGAATGTTAGGTTTCGTGATCTCGTTATTGTTGGTATTCAGAACCAATACAGCCTATGACCGTTGGTGGGAAGGGCGAAAACTTTGGGGAAGTCTGGTCAACAACAGCCGTAACTTTTCGATAAAATTGTCCGGAATTTTACAAGAGGAAAAAGACAGAAGTTATTTTAGGAAAATGATTCCGAACTATGCTGCCATACTTCATGAGCATTTGAATAATTCGGATACGAGCAAGCAACTTTTTGATGATGTCGATTTAGAAATTGACCATCACAAACACAAACCAAATCAGGTTGCAAAAAAACTGTTCCATAAAATAAATGAGTTGTATCTGGAAAAGAAAATTACAGGTGATCAACTAATCATTCTCAATGCCGAAATTCAGTCTTTTACTGAAATCTGTGGCGCCTGTGAAAGAATCAAAAACACCCCAATTCCCTACTCTTACAGCGCATTTATCAAGAAATTTATTTTCTTTTATGTGATGACTTTGCCTTTTGGCTATTCCTTTAGTTTGGGGTATTACACTGCACCGGTGATTGTTTTTATCTTTTATGTTTTGGCAAGTTTAGAATTGATTGCCGAAGAAATTGAAGATCCGTTTGGCGGTGATGAGAACGATTTACCAACTCACAAAATGGCTGAAAACATCAAAAAACACGTTGGAGAAATATTGTAA
- a CDS encoding T9SS sorting signal type C domain-containing protein, translated as MKPSLLSLVTVLVFSLDLNAQCTITGTVNASSLTCSSFNGCSIIYVGDGTSATSIYMDANLDLSCLGTIQLVVTNNASLDFTPGNNRLTLGDGSSMIINPGGSLIGGSCNASERIYIGTNLLASCNGGAGADFSFYDLMTFGGTGSLTSNSPICTGNTLNLLAIPPPNGTYTYSFFGNGLPGGGTTYSSSPSYSLAAPATAGSYVYQVKMKSSFPGNPIAVAEITVVVNTGLATATPVTILTQTTCTVATGTITITSPTGSGMTYSINGLTYTNTTGIFSGVAIGTYSVTAKNSSGCISPAASVTINGQPTNTWNGTSWSAGSPPTSSQIAVFAGAYSSTGDITACSLQINSGVAVTMNAGHTLTIVNAVTVTGGGSLTFEDTASLLQTNDASVNTGNITYKRKTTDLKQYDYTYWSSPVTAATLSQLATNSLFYSYNSSSNGWTYQTGSTVMTPGVGYIGRAPSNLTYNPTQIVETTFTGVPNNGVINVPVIKTSVPSYNLIGNPYPSAIDLDVFIAANLSVMTGTVYLWTHTTPITYYQYTINDYAKYNFTGSVGTGIAAPSGGPVPTGKVAAAQGFFIEADINLASGTYSATFTNAARLAGNNNQFFKSGRASAHTATISERLERHRIWLSLSEADGARDQMLLGYVEGATDDFDAVFDSRVVAMGSPVTMYTKVGTRDLSIQGKSLPFSDTDSIPIAYTTTVNGELSINLDNFDGIFDYQDIYLLDKATNTLHDLKTGTYTFVTTAGTFENRFELRFTYEKFSAPTSSLNPNDVKIISSGHQLQVVSSAMPMAQVEVFDILGKLLFSQKGLNTNLFQTTSLKTTTQVVLVKIRLENQDSITKKIVIQ; from the coding sequence ATGAAACCATCTTTACTATCATTAGTAACGGTTTTGGTATTCTCATTAGACTTAAATGCCCAATGTACTATCACCGGGACCGTAAATGCCAGCTCTTTAACTTGTAGTTCGTTTAATGGCTGTAGCATTATTTATGTTGGGGACGGAACCTCAGCAACCAGCATTTATATGGATGCTAATTTAGACCTGAGTTGTCTGGGGACAATTCAGCTTGTAGTCACAAACAATGCTTCCCTTGATTTTACGCCAGGCAATAACAGGCTTACTCTTGGAGATGGTTCATCGATGATTATCAACCCGGGAGGTTCCCTCATTGGAGGTTCTTGTAATGCATCAGAACGTATTTACATCGGCACCAATTTGCTGGCTAGCTGTAACGGAGGGGCAGGGGCAGATTTTAGTTTTTATGACCTTATGACCTTTGGTGGGACAGGTAGCTTAACTTCAAATTCACCTATTTGTACCGGTAACACTTTAAATCTTTTGGCTATACCACCGCCAAACGGCACTTATACATATTCATTTTTTGGAAACGGACTTCCTGGTGGAGGAACGACTTATTCGTCAAGTCCAAGTTATAGCTTAGCCGCACCTGCAACTGCGGGTTCCTATGTGTATCAGGTAAAAATGAAATCGTCCTTTCCAGGAAATCCAATAGCAGTTGCCGAAATAACCGTAGTTGTCAACACAGGTCTAGCAACCGCGACACCGGTGACTATACTTACACAGACTACCTGTACTGTAGCAACGGGAACAATTACAATTACTTCACCAACAGGCAGCGGAATGACATACAGTATCAATGGTTTGACCTATACCAATACCACAGGTATTTTCAGTGGCGTTGCCATTGGTACCTATAGTGTAACTGCCAAAAATTCATCGGGTTGTATTTCGCCTGCAGCGAGCGTAACCATTAATGGGCAGCCAACCAATACCTGGAATGGAACCTCATGGTCAGCAGGTTCTCCTCCGACAAGTAGCCAGATAGCGGTTTTTGCTGGAGCTTATTCTTCAACAGGAGATATAACTGCCTGTTCGCTACAGATTAATTCAGGGGTTGCGGTTACGATGAACGCAGGACATACCTTAACGATAGTCAACGCTGTTACAGTAACCGGCGGTGGCTCATTAACTTTTGAAGATACAGCCAGCCTGTTGCAGACAAATGATGCCTCAGTAAATACAGGGAACATTACCTATAAACGAAAAACTACTGACTTAAAACAATACGACTATACCTATTGGTCATCTCCTGTGACAGCGGCTACTTTGAGCCAATTGGCAACCAATTCATTGTTCTACAGTTACAATTCATCATCAAATGGTTGGACATATCAAACCGGATCCACTGTTATGACCCCAGGGGTTGGTTACATCGGAAGAGCTCCAAGTAACCTGACCTATAATCCAACCCAAATTGTAGAAACCACTTTTACAGGCGTTCCAAATAATGGTGTAATTAACGTACCGGTAATTAAAACATCTGTACCAAGCTATAACCTGATTGGAAATCCCTATCCGTCAGCTATAGATCTTGATGTGTTTATTGCAGCAAACTTATCAGTGATGACAGGAACAGTTTACCTATGGACACATACTACGCCTATTACATATTATCAATATACCATTAACGATTATGCCAAATACAATTTTACCGGATCGGTAGGAACGGGTATAGCAGCACCTTCAGGAGGACCTGTGCCAACAGGTAAAGTAGCAGCAGCTCAGGGATTTTTTATTGAAGCCGATATCAATTTAGCCAGCGGAACCTATTCAGCAACGTTTACTAATGCAGCCCGTCTCGCAGGAAACAATAACCAGTTTTTCAAATCCGGGCGCGCTTCTGCTCATACAGCCACTATTTCAGAGCGTTTGGAAAGACATCGTATCTGGCTGTCATTAAGCGAAGCTGATGGCGCTCGTGACCAAATGCTGCTAGGTTATGTAGAAGGAGCAACGGATGATTTTGATGCTGTATTCGACAGTAGAGTGGTGGCAATGGGTAGTCCTGTAACTATGTATACAAAGGTTGGTACTCGTGATTTATCAATTCAGGGAAAAAGTTTGCCTTTTTCAGATACCGATAGTATTCCAATTGCATACACTACGACAGTTAATGGGGAACTGAGTATTAACCTGGATAATTTCGATGGCATTTTCGACTATCAGGATATATATTTATTGGATAAAGCTACTAATACATTACATGACTTAAAAACAGGAACCTATACTTTTGTAACCACAGCAGGTACTTTTGAAAATCGTTTTGAATTGCGTTTTACTTATGAGAAGTTTAGCGCACCGACTTCATCGCTTAACCCGAATGATGTAAAAATTATAAGTTCAGGTCATCAGCTACAGGTAGTCTCTTCGGCTATGCCAATGGCACAAGTGGAAGTGTTTGATATTTTAGGGAAATTGTTGTTTAGCCAAAAAGGTTTAAATACCAATCTATTCCAAACCACTTCATTAAAAACCACAACTCAGGTTGTTTTGGTGAAAATAAGATTGGAAAATCAAGATAGCATTACGAAAAAAATAGTCATTCAGTAA
- a CDS encoding TolC family protein, translating into MKIKSLYISLILLVFVSKIQAQELLKLEDAVKIALENNYDIKLSKNYLKIDEANATAGNAGMLPKVTANVVDNNSVQYSTQTRQDGTRNELNNAKNNSLTYGASLDWTVFDGFKMFAKKSQLDELKKLGDSKLKLTIITKISDVTITYFDLVQQQQQLAALDSSMVISNQRLTLAQNRYSIGKASKLEVLNAKVDLNTDQTVILKQKESLKNTKILLNQLLARDVKIDYTVVNQIDVDKTLLLPEISDLAIKQNPVLEAQIINKKIAELQLKQVKANRYPTVKVNTGYNFAESQSSLGFTSESYSRGLNYGFSASLNIFDGFAQHRNEKIAKIELENSKIAIDQQTAALKSELESSYQTYLTNLDLMQLEEKNEAIARQNMDITMAKFKIGTITPIEFRTAQLNYINAKARNTNMQYQAKLSEITLKELAGNLSF; encoded by the coding sequence ATGAAAATCAAATCATTATATATCAGTCTAATTCTGTTGGTTTTTGTGTCAAAAATCCAAGCGCAGGAACTATTGAAACTGGAAGATGCGGTGAAAATTGCTCTGGAAAATAACTATGACATCAAACTTTCCAAAAACTATTTAAAGATTGACGAAGCTAATGCAACAGCCGGAAACGCTGGTATGCTACCGAAAGTAACCGCGAATGTTGTTGATAACAACAGCGTTCAATATAGTACACAAACCCGTCAGGACGGAACTAGAAACGAATTAAATAATGCCAAAAACAACAGTCTTACTTATGGTGCAAGTTTGGATTGGACAGTTTTTGATGGTTTTAAAATGTTTGCCAAAAAAAGTCAGTTAGACGAATTGAAAAAACTGGGCGATTCCAAATTAAAGCTTACCATCATCACCAAAATCAGTGATGTTACCATTACGTATTTTGATTTGGTACAACAGCAGCAGCAATTGGCTGCTTTAGACAGTTCGATGGTGATTTCAAATCAGCGACTTACCTTGGCACAAAATAGATACAGTATTGGAAAAGCTTCTAAATTGGAGGTTTTGAACGCTAAAGTCGATTTAAATACCGACCAGACAGTTATTTTAAAACAAAAGGAATCATTGAAAAATACGAAGATTCTACTGAACCAGCTTTTAGCAAGAGATGTAAAAATTGATTATACTGTCGTAAACCAAATTGACGTTGATAAAACCTTATTACTTCCTGAGATTAGTGACTTAGCAATCAAACAAAACCCGGTATTGGAAGCTCAAATCATCAATAAAAAAATAGCGGAACTTCAGTTGAAACAGGTTAAAGCCAATCGCTATCCAACAGTTAAAGTAAATACAGGTTATAATTTTGCCGAAAGTCAGTCGAGTTTAGGCTTCACTTCTGAATCGTACTCCAGAGGATTGAATTATGGTTTTAGCGCCAGCCTGAATATTTTTGACGGTTTTGCCCAACATCGCAATGAGAAGATTGCTAAAATAGAACTTGAGAATTCCAAAATTGCCATTGATCAACAAACTGCGGCATTGAAATCAGAATTGGAAAGCTCGTATCAAACGTATTTGACTAATTTAGATTTGATGCAACTGGAAGAAAAAAATGAAGCCATCGCCAGACAAAATATGGATATTACTATGGCGAAATTTAAAATTGGCACCATCACTCCTATTGAATTCAGAACAGCTCAGTTGAATTATATCAATGCAAAAGCCCGAAATACGAATATGCAGTATCAGGCAAAACTTTCTGAAATTACACTAAAAGAGTTAGCTGGAAATTTGAGTTTTTAG